The Stutzerimonas stutzeri DNA window TGGCAGCTGGCCTGTGACGAACCGTCGGTGCATGCGGCGCTGGGCCTGCATCCGGTGTTTCTCGAGGAGCACCAGGACGCCCACGTGCAGCAGCTGCGCGACTGGCTGGAGCGTCTGCGCGGCGAGCCTAAGCTCTGCGCCGTCGGCGAGATCGGCCTGGATTACTACATCGACAACCCGGACATCGAGCGCCAGCAACGGTTGCTCGAGGCGCAGCTGGCGCTGGCGGCCGATTTCTCCCTGCCGGTGCTGCTGCACGTGCGCCGCGCCCATGCGCCGATGATCGCCACGCTCAAGCGTTACAAGCTCGAGCGTAGCGGCGTCATCCACGCCTTCAGCGGCAGCTGGGAGGAAGCGCGCGAGTATCTGCGCCTCGGATTCAGGCTCGGTCTCGGCGGCGCCGGCACCTGGCCACAGGCGCAGCGGATGCATCGAGTACTGCGGCAACTGCCGTTGGAGGCCATCGTGCTGGAAACCGACGCGCCGGACATTCCACCCGCCGGCCATGCCGGCGAACGCAACAGCCCCGAGCTGCTGCCGGAAATCTGCCGACGCCTGGCCGACCTCAAAGGCATCGATGCGCACGCGCTGGCGGCGGCCAGCTATCGCAACAGCTGCGAACTGTTCGGCTGGCGCTGAGCCGCCACGTCAGACGCGGAAGGCGGCGATCAGCTGCTGCAGGTGGCCGACCAGCTGGGTCAGCTCCCGACTCGCCTGCTCGGTGTGGCTGGCGCC harbors:
- a CDS encoding TatD family hydrolase, encoding MQLIDTHTHLDFEMFDDDRAQVIARARNAGVERIVVLGVHAANWQRVWQLACDEPSVHAALGLHPVFLEEHQDAHVQQLRDWLERLRGEPKLCAVGEIGLDYYIDNPDIERQQRLLEAQLALAADFSLPVLLHVRRAHAPMIATLKRYKLERSGVIHAFSGSWEEAREYLRLGFRLGLGGAGTWPQAQRMHRVLRQLPLEAIVLETDAPDIPPAGHAGERNSPELLPEICRRLADLKGIDAHALAAASYRNSCELFGWR